The sequence below is a genomic window from Sander lucioperca isolate FBNREF2018 chromosome 6, SLUC_FBN_1.2, whole genome shotgun sequence.
TATCATTTCGGGTGAAATGTTATTAGTCAAAAGATTGCTAGAGAGACTCTGTCATTAGTGAAAAATGTGCACATGCACAAGAACGTTTATCTGTGTTCTGTACATATACAAGTATTGAGTGTCTGTTTTCTTGTAGGACAGTGATCACAATTTATCATCCAAGAAACCTGCTCCTCTGCCCTTGTTCAGTGCGGCAGATATCGTCCAGGTGGTCCCATCTTACTCCCTTCCCCTCGGACTGCACTGGAAAGACGGCCAATGTGGGGGTAAGTAAAGTGGTGATAGTTGCAGCTTGGTCTGCCTCTTTTGAAGTCAACATGTgacatttatttcttttgtgacaacttcttttttttttaaagatgggggcatttttaggcctttattgtttataggacagcttagacttaaAAGGGTAGAGAgaagggggatgacatgcagcaaagggccacaggtcggaaccgaacctgcggccgctgtggcaaggactgagcctctgcatatgggcgtgtgctctaccaggtgagctccGCAGGCGCCCAACATGTGACATTTCTTAACCACAAGATACTTGCTAGTGATGTTCTTTTGAGTTATCAAACTaaattccttttaaaaaaaacaacaaaaaacaaactataTCCTTTTTGGTAAAAAAACCCAACCTCCATCCCCCTCCCCTGAAATCAGctaatcaaatcctgctattaaaagttttcagaaaagaaagcagaagaAGCGTCCCAGTACACAACTGGAAAAACTGGTCCTGTTACTCTGGAATGTAAAACAGCAGATTCATCACGGGGTCTGACGTTTTGTCACATTGTGAACTCTGAGCTGTCTACATACCTCTTATGTAACATGTTCAGTTTTAGCTAGATGCCAATCTGATGAGACAGCATGTGACAAGCCTAAAACAAATGTCCTAACCTTCAGCCTTTCCAAAACCTTATACTCTCCACAGGTCTAAACAGAAAAGCGGTGACGCGCATCAACTCCATGCCGAATATAGGATCTCGTGCACGACAAGTGAGCGACAACGATACAGAGCAGAGTGTCATTCAGAGTCAAAGTTCAAGCACATCTCATGTGCCTTTGGAGGTGGGATCCATGGTGGAGGTGGTGTCCAACACAGGGATCACAGTATACGGGGTTGTCCAGTGGTTGGGGGCCCTTGAAGGGAAGACTGGTGAATGGGCTGGGATTGAATTGGTGAGTGACTATAACATTTTGTACAGTTACCATTTCTGTCAGCTTTATGCATCTACCTCACACTTGATTTGGTTTTAATTGTTTCAGGACTATGAGgtgaatggctgctctaatggGACGTATGGAAGCCAGAGGTATTTCACCTGCAAAGGGAACAGGGCTTTGTTCATTCCCGTCACAAAGTGCAGTCCTGATAGCAGGTTCTTCTGCTCCTCTACAGGAAGGGAGACCTCCAAACCCACTGACACATCTCCAGGTTAGACACTTCTCCCAGTTTGGTGGGACGCACATACACaagcaaaaaaagtaaaatgtgactattttttttatttttaccgtTACTGGTCAGTGTTACATTTTACttgtacaaaataaaatgaagctTTAGGCAAATAATATGTTAAAATCCCGGGTCACATGGGAACAAGATCTGGATCACACCTTCAGGGATAGTGACTGGGAGGCAATATGTGCAGAAGCCCAAAACTTCTCCTACGACAGCCGCCACAAGCTCTTACAGCTTAATCTTATCCATCAAATTTATTACACACCGGAAAGACTTCATAGAATGAACAGTGCTATCTCAGAAACCTTCCCCAGATGCAAGACAGACACCGGTAACCTGATGCATATGTTTTGGAGCTGTACAAAATTAACACCCTATTGGGGCTCCATTCTGGATACACTTAAAAAGGTCATAGGAGTCGAAATCCCTCATTCGCCAAGACTTGTTTTgtaatggccctgacacaccaacccgataatcggccgtcggacagtctggcgaggtcagtgactcaagtctgttcgttatgttccgtgccgtcgtccgttggaggagctgtcagccttcattttagccgacctgacttgctgggtcggagggcaggaagtcggactcaatgaccaatctgatttgTAGAATGCTAAcccagaaatgacgagcgggatgagcgtgcctaagcctctcaaaatctgacaaatcttttaaactgacctttctcgcttaaaatgttttcagaaacacgtttcggtgaactatcttcgtaaaatatgagatcgtattctgaacgaagccgccattatgcctgGTTGAAAAAtctgggagcagccagacccacgtgacacgttcgtccaatcagctgctggttttaattttttgggcgacaatacagcttagcgccgcctgctgttatggagacgtattacgtctcgtgcacgcgcagaacgtatgctcaagtcggcgtcgcttcgatgtgttctgaggcactttttggacctcggggagccggctgatcagtccgactgccttttctgccaacggtcagccgtcgggttAGTCAGGGGCCTTAGGGGACACAACAGCTCTGCCAGCTGATAGGAGGAAAAATATACGCTTTATCAAACTAGCCTTGATCGCTGGAAACAAGTGCATTGCTATCATGTGGAAAAGCGAACTTCCCCCTCCTGTCTCCTTATGGTTGAAGGAGGTTACCTCATATATGGCCTCAGAAAAAATTAGGTTCAATCTGAAAAAGAAACCTCATCTATTTGTAAATTGCTGGAAGGACTTTCAGcggtaccttttttttaaaatacgcTTCACCCTGCTGGGCAACCTCTTCCATTGGTGTTACAATAGGCACGGAAGTAACTCACTTCACCCTGCCGCTACTGATGCCTTAACTTCCTGACTTTGCTGAGCTTGACTGGAggtccaggtttttttttttttttttttgtttagttttttttgctttttatcatcattatcattgTTACTAGTAATAAAACTGTCACCACTTATTATTACCATTTGTTTGGGTGTTGAGTTATAACTGCAATTACTAGTCTTTATTTCCTTTCCTGAGCAATGCAGGCTTACTCCGTTTTGTTAACATGGTTTGGGGGAGAAGTAGCGGGCCTTGGTTGGGATTGGgttgggatgggggggggggggggttattacttcttattttattcatttttattactTAAAAATGAAGCTTTAGCTTAACCTAACATCCTTTTATAATTGTCTACTCTGAACTGTTGTGTACTGAGTAGTACACTACGCAACATTTAAACTGCTGTACAGGACACTTTGCAAACTCTGACATTTTGATCAGGGTGCCAGTGTTTATATAAAGGTTTagtatttttagtttttcattCATCTCAGTTACTTGTAATTTATGATTCACACAACCTCACATAATCAGTTTTGAGGAACTTGACATTTTAGGAACTTTGAGGCAGGATTTAGTGAAGATAAAATTATGTGAACAACACCTGAAACAATGCAGTTTTTTGTTATTAGTGGAACAGTCATTTGACACTCCTGTGAACTTCCTGCTTTGGAAAAGCAGATTAATCATTAGTCATAAAGGCCTGTGTGATTGTGCAGTTAAATGTGTTTAAGCCTGGTGAGAAGCTACTGCAGAATACaatgtctcttttttttgtttgctggCTGTTTTCAGTTCCTCCATTTGAGGACACAGATGAGAATGCACCACCTATTCCTGAATCAAAGGCATTGTCTTTGTTAGTGGGAAGAATGAAAGGGATTCAGGGTCACATCAACTCCTGTTACCTTGATGCCACACTCTTCAGGTAAAACCAGTTCACCTCGCAGAGCATTTGATTCTCAAGTAGCACACTTTTGCAAATTCTGCTCAGATTTACTCTAAAGCAACTACAAGAaactttcattttgtattgatTAATTCGGTAGCAATAGGGTTAGGGccaaataaaatgttataatcCTTAAATCGTTTCGTCTGATTTTGCGGGGAATGGGATCCCGGGAGAGGCATTAAAAATAACTATATAGAAATAGCCAATCTTCTCACTGATGGTCTAGTTTGCTTATGTAGGTCATATAGAGGCATCAGTGTTAAACTGAGACTGTTTAATAACCAGTTAAAAGTTCCTTGTAGTTGCTTCAATCTCTCATTATGTAAATTAATTTTATTTGCAGGAGATTGTGTACAACTAAATGGAGCTTGGTGAACTGTATTCAAGTTGATAAAACAATGTGCTTTTCTCTTAAGTTTGTTCAGCTCATCCGTGACCCTGGAGAATATCTGCCAAAAGCCTGCTGACTCGGACAAACCCATAACCTGCACTCTTAGAAAAATAGTCAACTGTTTGCGCAGGTATAAACAGTGTCTTCTAACGCCTTGCATTATCATCTAGTCTGCAAAACAAGAACATTATGACATTTTACATAGTCTCAACTGGTAAACAAGTACACTCTGTCTTAATGATATGGGTACTCTTTATTCACTAGCTAACAAAGGAAAGTGCATGTGCTCAAAACCTTCTTACATAAGAaggtgtgtctttgtgtttgctcTTAATTGTTTTGGTGTATGCCGCTATTTCAGTGTATGAGTTGTGTTTGCTCACTGGTAGCTAATGTATTTATTGCAGACAAGGGTTTGTGCCTGCTGCGAGTGTGATGAATTTCCGTAAACAGCTTGGCTGCGACACCTTCCGAACAGAGGAAAAAGGTACACATCCCTATTTTGCAACATGCATTGTTGAAAAGCATAGAACCAATTACTGTTTGCTTACAATAAGTTCCGGGTGGAAAACCCCTGCGTCATGTACATTCAATTTAACGGTGTTGAGCAAACGGGGATGAGTTGTTTCAAGTCTTATTTCAAAATTAATCTCATttatctaaaatgcatgtttgatgctttaaaggtcctatggcatgaacatttcactttatgaggtttcaggttatgagttcccccagcctgcctgtggtcccccagtggctagaaatggcaataggtgtaaaccgagccctgggcctttgagaaaatgaaagctcagatgggccgatctggaatatgccccttatgaggtcataaggggcaaggttacctcccctttctctgctttgcccgcccagagaattttgGCCCGTccaagagagagacatcatggcttacaaaccatagacagtatataagaatggaccaacagatcccgttgctctggacagagaccagtgaaggatattagaagcacttttccggtgagcgctgagcgttactgcgcagcctccaactgagagagacgacgtaggtgtgacgtgagcaacctgtctgaaagttggaagtcttctggtagctgtgccaagagaaatctcaatcattcccaatcttgcagagacagagagtgtaggtatatgtaaggagataacataggcacaggctaattattgctaactaaaatgctagttaacattagtaattaaacgtCAACAGCTAATgcaagtcgaaactgcctgcaagcttctcctgactatacggtaattcctctactatgcgacagtaagtcgcggggttatgacacaatctttagcctatttttacaaaaagtctgctatggagccgtaacgtgagatacaaggtattGGAGCCTTTTCTACATTgccgtgtttctttagaaataaacaatggacaaataaagtctttaaacgcttcagatgtaaagttattcgctgtcaaagtgacgtcaaaatgaatggcagtcaatggaatgctaacggggggtgagcgctaggtagcatcaaaatggcgccataggaccTACACTTTCCAGACGTTCATTTACCCCCTTGTtacaaacgagcaaagtggcagttggtcaaagccacacctccaccttgccccccctctctcctcctcaatagcatttaaagctacagacacagaaatggcacatcctaaggaaagctcattgtgggactggctctagtggctgtaattctgcaccaaggctgaattttgggaaagagacttcagatacagtattaggggaccactaaggcctatataaaagcatccaaaaagcagcatgtcataggacctttttaATATGTCATTAATAACAGAACCTTCTCTAATGTTAGGTTGGAGACCTAATTTAGCCTACCTGTTGGggcacagactaaagaaaatgacatgaGTTTACCCAACAGTGACCTCTCACCTCTATTCGGGACAGCTAGTTTTGGGTGGATTTGGTTTAGCAAGGATGCAACAAAGCAGCACAGTACATAAAATAAGAAAATCAGAAACCTCAAGTCGGGCCACtgtgtttaactatatatctttaaacGCTACAGTTAACGGCTGAAAATGACACCAGAAATGAACCCGTGTGCTCATTTCACATTTCTAAGCAAGTCAAATCAGCCTGTTGTCCACCCGGAAGTGATTGTTGTGTTAGCGCAACGTCATGGTAATTTGGTCTATATTCCAACAGAATAGTCTTTAGTCGTTACAACATAACATAATGAAGCCTACTCTTGCAGTTCTATAGGTTTTTAATTGCTTTGCTTCACTGCAGACCCAGAAGAGTTCATCACAGTCCTCTTTCAGAAAGTGCTTTGCATGGAGCCACTGCTTAAGCTCAGGTACAATCTTATTTCTTAGTTAAATATCCTGTCCTATTTGACTGTGTGAAGTTACTGaaattctgtttcttttttagaTCGAGACAAGAAATATGTCACGGTGCCTATACCTTCCAGGTCTTTCTAGAAAAAGAACAGATGGGACAGATGCCCACTGTCCAACAGCTGCTGGACACATCCTGCCTGTCAGGAGACCTCAAGTTTGAAGAGGTGAGCATGTGCTCCTCTTAAAATGAAAAGAAGCCGGGGGGGTTAAATCAAGTTTTCTTCTTTACACTAATGTAACCCCAATATTGTCTTTCCTATTTTTCCCTCAGATGCCGTCCTGTCTAATGGTTCAGATGCCAAGGTTTGGAAACAAGTATAAGATGTTTTCTCACATCATTCCCTCCACTGAGCTGGACTTCACAGATCTTCTATACAATTGTGAGGAACAGGCATAATCGATTAAGTCATAAAGGATGTGAATAGAATACTACTTTTTAATAGTGTTTTTGAAGAGCTTAAAGATGCTTACCGATCACCTACTTTTCATAACAGCTCCAAGGGAATGCTTTGTTTGTGGGCATTTGGCAGAGTACGAGTGTCTTCATTGTCTACCAGATCGCAAATTGCAACCAGGGAGAATAAAACAGTACTGCTCTACCTGCAACACACAGGTAAAACCAGATGGCTTGAAGCAGAAGATGGTTTTAGATGTCAAGTATGCCACTCACCTAACTTGTAAACGTGTATACCGTAACTCTAtactttctatttttctttaaGGTTCACACACATCCGTCGCGGCAGGGTCACTCCCCCAAAACTCTAGCAGTACCAGCAGATGTAGCCTCTAATACTCCTGTGCCCAGGCACATGATGCAGCTGTTTGCTGTGCTCTGCATTCAAACAAGCCACTATGTGTCCTTTGTCAAATACGGCTCTGATCCCCACTCCTGGCTCTTTTTTGACAGCATGGCAGACAGATGCGGTAAGATAGATTTCAGCTTGTTTATTTGAATTAATAGGTTGTTTCTCATTGGTGTCATTATTAGTTACCATACAAGTAATTTTATTCTGATGTTCGTGCAAACTatgacatgttttgttttttctgagAAGTGGTTACCCTTGACTGCCTTATTTTCTGATAAGGCAGCCTCAACAGTTTTGGATAAAGCCACACTCTGACGTCTGTGACTGGTTTTTATCGCTTCTTGAGCTGATGTCTAATCTTTAGGCCACTCTTTCTTATAGGTGATGATCAACATGGCTACAACATTCCTGAGATCCGAGCTTGTCCGGAGCTAGGTGACTTCCTGTCCCAGCCGGAGGAGGAGCTGGCTTGGTCTAACCCCTCCCAGGCTCCTGAACTTGTGCGCAGGTTGCTGTGTGACTCCTATATGTTTTTATACCAAAACCCAACCACGCCACTTTCAAAACCCAACGATCAGGAATAGTAAACGCATGTGAGGTTGAGGACACTATGTTCCTATAACAGTGCCTTAATAATCTTGCTTCTCTGCTTAATCTGCAAGATTTTGTGTTGGTTATTACATCCAAACAGCATGAACTGAAACATATGCTTTTAACATCATTTGGTGGGGAAATACAATATTGTTGAAgagaaaaaacaatataaatatattgttcAGACATTTGACTATAAATGATCGTAGTCAAAGTTGATGTAGTGTAGATATACAAGGAGAGAAAGAATGAGCAGGAAACATTACACTGTGTACTCATCATTGTCTTGCTGTTATTACACTGATTATTTAAACCAACATATAAAGATAACATATCTTTTAAAGTAAATTGTGACATTAAAGGCATTACACATAAATGTATATAATCTAGTGAATGTTTTGTTGCCTGTTAAGTTAAAGTACACTCAAGCACCTGTTGATatactccagcgctgacacagtgctgtggagaccAGCTTATGTGAGACTACTTGGTGACATGTTTGTTTGGTGTTGcataattttaaccatgcaTTATCATCTGTGAACTAAAACACCTGAAGCCTCCAGGTTATATAAACtacatgcttttctttttgatggGCCGTtgcattaaaaacagaaaattggtacatgtagcctatgtccttttgtattgtatttactTCACTGTGtcaagcaaacacacagaatTTCCTTAAAGGCATACTACGTAACTTTCCCTGTCTGCAGCcgtgcgagctgtagttccaatgagacaacctgtaggggggccgaagagggaaaagttacatagtatgccttttaAGAAAATAAACCACTGCCTGTCATGTTTTTTAGCAGCTGTTTACAGTAtggaataatgtattgtaatcaGTTCAATCAACTacattttaaaaccttttttatgcTAAATCTTGAACTAAATGTTGAGTCTACAGGATATATTATGGACTGTAATACCCTCTTGTGGACAAAAATGAGTTTGCCTTTAACATTATTCACTGAGATCCACCATCAAGTCTCAATCATCCCTAACAGAAAAAGTTTTTTCTTAATACTACTATGTATGCAGGCCCATCAGACCACATGAGTATACATTATGCTCATAACCTCTGAGGGAAAGAAATATTGGCTACACAAAAACAGTGTTTAACAAATACTAAAATGCAAGCTACCATGTCTACCATTGTCTAAGGTATGATtaataaaatcattttaaaatagtgtttttaGATGCTGTCTTGTGTATTTAGATTAGATGTGATACAGTTGTACAGTGATCATCTGCCACTACACCTTTTCATTTATTATCTAAAGAGGATTATGAAAATGAGACTGAAACCTTATTTTTAGGACATTTCAGGTGGTTATAATTCTGAACCATaccttttgaatttcaattcaCTCAGCAACTACAGTCTGAATATCTTTGCCTTTGagttgttacagtttttctcaattgctaaaacactaaaacccattg
It includes:
- the cyldb gene encoding ubiquitin carboxyl-terminal hydrolase CYLD; amino-acid sequence: MEPKTVLKEKFFIVIRGKTRKGFCRGCIGRVEAELQPGELMGLLYCGGSNAGSPKSGGIVRREDTYPLTRHQAQLLLFVYPASKRLELLCNPQLFSAICKLSQDDLVVVKHKKGHLPGVVKNLMQIGRKENKDDLHMLGFEVEFVDSDHNLSSKKPAPLPLFSAADIVQVVPSYSLPLGLHWKDGQCGGLNRKAVTRINSMPNIGSRARQVSDNDTEQSVIQSQSSSTSHVPLEVGSMVEVVSNTGITVYGVVQWLGALEGKTGEWAGIELDYEVNGCSNGTYGSQRYFTCKGNRALFIPVTKCSPDSRFFCSSTGRETSKPTDTSPVPPFEDTDENAPPIPESKALSLLVGRMKGIQGHINSCYLDATLFSLFSSSVTLENICQKPADSDKPITCTLRKIVNCLRRQGFVPAASVMNFRKQLGCDTFRTEEKDPEEFITVLFQKVLCMEPLLKLRSRQEICHGAYTFQVFLEKEQMGQMPTVQQLLDTSCLSGDLKFEEMPSCLMVQMPRFGNKYKMFSHIIPSTELDFTDLLYNSPRECFVCGHLAEYECLHCLPDRKLQPGRIKQYCSTCNTQVHTHPSRQGHSPKTLAVPADVASNTPVPRHMMQLFAVLCIQTSHYVSFVKYGSDPHSWLFFDSMADRCGDDQHGYNIPEIRACPELGDFLSQPEEELAWSNPSQAPELVRRLLCDSYMFLYQNPTTPLSKPNDQE